The genomic region CCCCTACGGCAACCCGTGGAGCCCGGAAATCTTGGGCGAGTTCACCCAAAAGCTCGACGCCCTCGGCGTGGGCATCGTGGCCTTATCGGATACCATCGGCGCCTCTACGCCGGCCACCATCGCGCCGCCCTTCCGGGAGCTGACGGCGGCCTTCCCGCACATCGAGTTCGGGGCGCACCTGCACACCACGCCCACCACCTGGCGCGAAAATGTGCTGGCGGCCTACGAGGCCGGCTGCCGCCGCTTCGACGGCGCCTTAGGCGGCTACGGCGGCTGCCCCATGGCCACCGACGCCCTGACCGGCAACATGCCCACCGAGCGCCTGATTGAGTTTGCCACCGAAAAAGGGGAGGAGCTGCACCTGAACACGGAAGCGCTGGCCGAGGCTATGCAGCTGAATCAGGAGATATTTGCGGGGCATTAGCAGAACTTTGCCATCTTGAGTTCCCTGTCATCCTGAGCGGAGCGAAGGACCTTATCACGGCTGAATAAATCGTTCAATGACAACTGAGCCGTGAGAAGGTCCTTCGTTCCGCTCAGGATGACAGCCATTTCCCTCCACACGCCATGCCAACTGCCGTCGACATCTTCATTCCCTGCTTCGTAGATCAGCTGTTTCCGCAAACTGCCATGAATATGGTGAAGGTGCTGGAGGCCGTGGGCTGCGAGGTGCACTACAACAGCAACCAGACCTGCTGCGGCCAGCCGGCCTACAACGCCGGCTACAAGGCCGAAAGCCGCGAGGTAGCGTGCAAATTTCTCGATGATTTCCCCAACGAGCCGGGCCGCTACATCGTGAGCCCCTCGGCCTCGTGCGTGGGCATGGTGCGCAACGCTTACGCCGAACTGTTCGATGGCAGCCCCGAGCAGAGCCAGTACCACGGCACCCAGCGCCGCATTTACGAGCTGACCGAGTTTCTGGTGGATGTGCTGGGCGTGCAGTCGGTGCCGCAGGCCCGCCTCAACGGCACTTACACCTACCACGACTCCTGCTCCGCTTTGCGAGAGTGCGGCATCAAGGAAGGCCCGCGCCGTTTGCTCGACGCCATTCCGGGCCTGCAGCGGCTGGAAATGGTGGAAAACGAAACCTGCTGCGGCTTCGGCGGCACCTTCGCCGTGAAGTTCCAGGCCATATCCGTGGCCATGGCCGAGCAGAAGGTAGAGCACGCCCTAGCCACCGGCGCTAACTACATCGTCAGCACCGACACCAGCTGCCTGATGCACCTCGACGCCTACATCCGCCGCGAAAAGAAGCCGATTAAGACGATGCACATTGCTGATGTGCTGGCAAGTGGCTGGTGAATCACAGATTGTGCTGATTAGAAGGATTTCGCAGATTTCGGCGACGTGGGCACACGCAGTTTGTTGAGCCCCAGCGGGGCGATATGTTGGTAGCAGATACGCAATAGCCAAAAACCAAAGCCCCAGCGGGGCGACACCTTAGCCGCATAAGCAAGGTGCCGCCCCGCTG from Hymenobacter canadensis harbors:
- a CDS encoding (Fe-S)-binding protein, with protein sequence MPTAVDIFIPCFVDQLFPQTAMNMVKVLEAVGCEVHYNSNQTCCGQPAYNAGYKAESREVACKFLDDFPNEPGRYIVSPSASCVGMVRNAYAELFDGSPEQSQYHGTQRRIYELTEFLVDVLGVQSVPQARLNGTYTYHDSCSALRECGIKEGPRRLLDAIPGLQRLEMVENETCCGFGGTFAVKFQAISVAMAEQKVEHALATGANYIVSTDTSCLMHLDAYIRREKKPIKTMHIADVLASGW